The sequence CAAGAGATTATGCCTCAAGATTTACCACAAGAAATTCGTCAACCTGATAAAAAAACTAAAAATATCAGTCGAATAGCTTCATCTCAACATTGGTCACAACATCTTTCATTATGGGCAAATGAAGCATTAGGGGAAGGAAAAGAAAACATCTTAACAGATGCGCTACCTCAATTTGAACGTACACTATTACTTAGTGCTTTGGCATATACACAAGGGCATAAACAAGAGGCAGCAAGATTATTAGGTTGGGGCAGAAATACACTAACCCGTAAATTAAAAGAATTAGGGATAGAGGAATATTGATCCTCTAACCCTTAATCAATTAAATCACACGCGAGAATTGACGTTGGCGCATTTGGTTTCGTAAATAGGTATCAAAACACATACAGATATTACGAATAAGCAAACGTCCTTGTGGCGTAACTTGGATACCGTCTATTGTTATTTCAACCAAACCGTCATCCTTCATTGGCACAAGTAATTCTAGATCTTCTTTAAAATAGTCATGGAAGACAATATGGTGCATTTTTTCAATATCAGAAAAACGCAGGCTAAAATTACAAATTAAGGTTTTAATCACATCACGGCGGATACAATCATCATGAGTCAGAGATAAACCTCGCCAGAGTGCATTTCCTTCACTATTGACTCGCGCATAGTACTCTTTCAATACTTTTTCATTTTGCGCATAGTTATCACCTAACATACTTATTGCAGAAACGCCCATACCTAACAAATCACAATCTTCGTGGGTGGTATAGCCTTGGAAATTACGATGTAAAATACCTTTACGCTGAGCAACCGCTAACTCATCATCAGGTTTAGCAAAGTGATCCATACCAATAAATTGATAGCCATTTGTTGTCAGCGTAGAAATTGTCTCTTGTAATATTTCTAATTTTTCCTCTGCTAAAGGAAGATCTTCATCTTTGATTTTACGCTGAGCCGCGAATAAATTAGGTAAATGTGCATAATTGAAAACACTCAATCTATCTGGTGATAACTCAATAACACGTTGTAGTGTGAAGGCAAAACTCGCTTTAGTTTGCTTAGGTAAACCATAAATCAAGTCAATGCTGGTGGAGTGAAAACCTACCTCACGCGCACGCTCTACCAATGCAAAAATAAACGCTTCATCTTGCTCACGATTGACTTTTTGTTGCACTTCTTTATTGAAATCTTGCACTCCCATACTCAAGCGATTAAATCCTTCATGACGTAGATGATCAATAACATCTAGCTCAATTTCACGAGGATCAATTTCAATAGAGAGTTCTGCATTATCAACAAAATGAAAATGCTGACGTAATAGTGAAACTAATCGGCTAATTTGTTGTTTATCCAGAAAAGTCGGTGTCCCTCCCCCCCAATGCATTTGAGTCACTTTTCTGTCTTTAAAATAGCGCGCTCTATTAATAATTTCTTTTTCTAAAACATCAAGATATTCGTCTGCCTTATGTTTATGACGTGTAATAATTTTATTACAGCCGCAGAAATAGCACAGCTTATGGCAGAAAGGAATATGAATATAAAGCGATAAAGGGCGCTCAAGATAACGTTGCGTTGCTTTAATAAAATCATCATCGCCATATTGCTGATTAAACTCTAATGCTGTTGGGTATGATGTATAGCGAGGACCTGAATAGTTATACTTATGGATCAGGTCAAGATCCCAAATAATTGTTTGTTCTGACATGCCTCTACCTTCCAAAAGTGAACCGCTGATATTCATACCAGCAAACAGACATTATGAATATCTGAAAGAATAGTGTAACCAATAAATCGGGAACTGAATATGATCGAAAGAGGTATCGTATAAATCCTTACCCTCATATTGATAGGCGATAACACGCCAATATACGACGTGATGTAAATCACATTATGTAAAAATAATCTTATCCATTAAAGATATCTGTAAATAAATTACGTTTATTCAATATGTTAGTAGTTTTAATTCATCGTGGAATATCAGAAGAAAAAATTTACACCGAGTTTAAAACGATATATTACTCAAAATACGATTTAAATTAATTAAATATATCGTTATATTAGTTTTATTATTCTTTTATTCCCTCTTAATTTGATGATTATAATAATAGTAACAATTATATCTTTACCTAAATTATAATATTACATATCCTAAGAACAAACATTGATTAATATCCAACTAAGTCGTGTTTTGACTTAAATTTGAGGACTATTTAAAGAATAAAGGTCGCTATATTACAAGGAAAGATAGCATCCCCCCATACCTTATCTTATTCTAATTGACGTTTCTCTTATTTGGTCAGTCTCTTTTATATACCCGAATTATGGATTATTAACCACGGAGGGAAACGGACCAGCAACCAAGGATGGTTTATCTTTTCAATAACAATGCCTCTTTTTTATTTACTCTCTATTTCATACTTATTCTGTGATAAATATAGGTAGTATTACGCAACATCAAATAAGAATAATGATTATCCTTGAATAAAATAAGGCTCTGCTTATTTTAAATTCATCAAACAGAGCCTTATCGTTATAATACTTATTTTATTGTAGTTGCTTATTCAGCATCTTTACCATAACTTGGAGAACGGGGACCATATAGAATACCGTTTGCATTTCCGGCTGAAAGCAAACGTACACTTGTTATGCCCGCGATTTGGTAGCTTTTATCTGATACCGTATTCACAATTTGATTCACAACAGCCGAAACCAATATTCCGATTAAACTACCTGACGAACCTTCAGTTTCTGTACTTGATGCCGTTGCAGAACCACTCCACAACACGCCACCATGACGAAGATCAACAAGCTTTGCAGTAACAGTCACTCGCGTATCACTAGAAATAATTTTATATGACGTTCCAAATTCTATGATATCTAAGTATAAAACAGCATCAGCACCAAAGATTTCACGTAGTTTATTAGGACTTACTGCATGAATATCTCCAGCCATGGATAAACCATTTTGCTTAAATGTCTCTTCAACAACAGCAACAGGGAAAACATAATATCCCGCTTCTGCCAAAGGGTATGTCACTTGAGATAAGAAACTGTGCTCCGCTCCGACTTCCGTTGTGTGGTTTTGAGGTACTAAGACTAAAATGCTTTTTGGCTTACTCTGTTTAAATGCAGTGTAATCTGTTTTAACTGGCTGAGCACATCCCGTTAATACCAACGCAAAAGCCAAGCAAATTAAAGTGAATAAGCGGCTCATTTTTGTATTCCTTTATTTTTCATCAGGCGATCCATAAATTCCGCTGATTCAGGGTAAAGTACTTTTTCTTCATTAAATTCGGCCATCGCTAGATCTAATGCCCCCGTCGCACTATATAACATCCCTAAATGCGCATGTAATCCTGGTGGAATACCTAATGATTTAGCACGAGAAAGCTCAATACTTTTCTTCAATGCATCAATTTGTGCTTGAGGATCACTTTCACTTTGTTGATAGTGCTGATATACCACTTGTTGATAACTGTCCCAGTTATAAAGTGGTTTAGAGCCACTAGCGCAGCCCGTCAGTAATAATGCCCCAAAAATAAGGCTTATTAATGATTTAGACATCGTTATATCCTTATAAATATAGATTATTTTGAAGGCTGCCAAGCATTACTCTCAATACCTGCGACTAAGTTATTAACGGCTTCACGGATCGCGAGATCAAGGACTTTACCGTTAAGTGTTGAGTCATAGCTGGCTGTACCACCAAACCCAATAATTTCACGGTTAGAAAGCTCGTATTCACCCGCTCCTTGAGATGAAAATACCACTTCTGATGTATTCACATTCACAACGTTTAAATTCACTTTTGCGTAAGCAACTTGTGTTTTACCGCGACCTAAAATACCGAATAATTGACGATCACCGACTTCTTTACGACCAAATTCTGTCACATCGCCTGTGATCACATAAGTAGCGCCTTTCAATTGTTGGCTTTGCCCTTTAATACCCGCTTCTTCTTTTAATTCAGATAAATTGGCTCTGTCTAATACATTAAAACGCCCTGTTTGTTGCAAATGCGTCATTAAAATAGTTTTAGATTGATTTCCTAATCTATCCACGCCATCAGAGAATATTCCATTCATATAACTAGAACGGTTATCAAACTTACCAATAGAAATAGCGCTCTTAGTACCTGTATACGTTGTGTTATAGGTTGCAACTTTAGCAACATCTAAAGAGCGTGAAGATTCTGATGCACATCCTGCTAGTAATGAAGCAGAAATCATAATCAAACCAAACGATAATTTATTTAAATTCATATTAATAACCTAATAAAGGTGAAATAAACCCATAGATATTCATTGTATTAATTAATAGAAGAGCTGATATAAACAGAAATAATACTTTTCAGTTTTAGCGCGTAGGCATCTTCCTTAAAACCCTAATAATAATAAGGTTAAAAAAGTCTCAACTCTTATTTGATAATATAAAGGCAATCAGCGATGGGGAGAATAGAAGATAGGTGATAAAAATAATAACAAATAAATATACAGATAAAACAGAGAATACTTTATCTATTCTTTCTCTAATATCCCTTAAGTCAGTTCAAAATTAAATCGATAAGAGAACGGAAGCAGATTTATATTACTTTACTATTTAATTAGTTCTTATAAATATTCTTATCTAAAGAAAACCTCTAAATAACGTGTAATAAAATAATGTGTAACAAAAACGCGATATAACCAACATGGGTTATATCGCGCTCATTATTTTGTCCTTTTACTCACTTATGCAAGAGTAATAAATGCGTGATTAGCGTTTTTTTCCAAATGCGGCGGCTAAAGCATCACCCATTGCACTATTTCCTGCATTATTACCATTATTCATTGACTGACGGTTATTACGAGTGGGTTTTTGCCCTTTGCTATTTCTAATAGAATTTGTGTTATTAGATGATGATTGTTTTTTATCACTATCACCCGCCACTTCATCTAAGCGCATAGTCAGCGCAATACGCTTACGCGCTAAATCAACTTCAAGAACTTTGACTTTAACAATATCTCCGGTTTTCACCACCGTATGTGGATCTTCAATAAATCTATCCGCTAAAGAAGAGATATGAACCAAGCCATCTTGGTGTACACCGATATCAACGAATGCACCAAAATTAGTCACGTTAGTCACTGTTCCTTCAAGGATCATGCCACTAACTAAGTCATTCATCGTTTCGACACCTTCTGCAAACGTCGCTGTTTTAAACTCTGGGCGTGGATCGCGTCCCGGTTTTGCTAACTCTTTTAAGATGTCATTAATCGTTGGTAGACCAAACTGCTCCGTAATAAATGCTCTTGCATCTACTTGTGAAATCAACGTGCTATTACCCATTAAATCATCAATTTTTTGATGGGTAGATTGCAGGATATTTTCAACAATTGGATATGCTTCAGGGTGAACCGTTGAGGCATCAAGTGGGTTTTTACCATCTCGAATACGTAAGAACCCAGCACATTGTTCAAAAGCTTTTGGTCCTAAACGCGCCACTTTAAGTAACTGTTTTCTATCAACAAAACGGCCATTTTCATCACGCCAGCTAATGATATTTTGAGCAATAGATTGGCTAAGCCCCGCAACACGGGTTAATAACGGTACTGATGCTGTATTTAAATCAACACCAACGCCATTCACACAGTCTTCAACAACAGTATCAAGTTTTCTCGCTAATAATGTTTGGCTAACGTCGTGCTGATATTGACCAACACCAATTGATTTGGGATCAATTTTGACAAGTTCAGCCAGAGGATCTTGTAAGCGACGCGCAATAGAAACCGCACCACGGATAGAAACATCTAAATCGGGGAATTCATTAGCTGCAAGCTCTGACGCTGAATACACGGATGCACCAGCTTCACTGACAATCACTTTTTGCGCTTT comes from Proteus vulgaris and encodes:
- the hemN gene encoding oxygen-independent coproporphyrinogen III oxidase, which translates into the protein MSEQTIIWDLDLIHKYNYSGPRYTSYPTALEFNQQYGDDDFIKATQRYLERPLSLYIHIPFCHKLCYFCGCNKIITRHKHKADEYLDVLEKEIINRARYFKDRKVTQMHWGGGTPTFLDKQQISRLVSLLRQHFHFVDNAELSIEIDPREIELDVIDHLRHEGFNRLSMGVQDFNKEVQQKVNREQDEAFIFALVERAREVGFHSTSIDLIYGLPKQTKASFAFTLQRVIELSPDRLSVFNYAHLPNLFAAQRKIKDEDLPLAEEKLEILQETISTLTTNGYQFIGMDHFAKPDDELAVAQRKGILHRNFQGYTTHEDCDLLGMGVSAISMLGDNYAQNEKVLKEYYARVNSEGNALWRGLSLTHDDCIRRDVIKTLICNFSLRFSDIEKMHHIVFHDYFKEDLELLVPMKDDGLVEITIDGIQVTPQGRLLIRNICMCFDTYLRNQMRQRQFSRVI
- a CDS encoding DUF799 domain-containing protein: MSRLFTLICLAFALVLTGCAQPVKTDYTAFKQSKPKSILVLVPQNHTTEVGAEHSFLSQVTYPLAEAGYYVFPVAVVEETFKQNGLSMAGDIHAVSPNKLREIFGADAVLYLDIIEFGTSYKIISSDTRVTVTAKLVDLRHGGVLWSGSATASSTETEGSSGSLIGILVSAVVNQIVNTVSDKSYQIAGITSVRLLSAGNANGILYGPRSPSYGKDAE
- a CDS encoding DUF4810 domain-containing protein, producing the protein MSKSLISLIFGALLLTGCASGSKPLYNWDSYQQVVYQHYQQSESDPQAQIDALKKSIELSRAKSLGIPPGLHAHLGMLYSATGALDLAMAEFNEEKVLYPESAEFMDRLMKNKGIQK
- a CDS encoding CsgG/HfaB family protein — protein: MNLNKLSFGLIMISASLLAGCASESSRSLDVAKVATYNTTYTGTKSAISIGKFDNRSSYMNGIFSDGVDRLGNQSKTILMTHLQQTGRFNVLDRANLSELKEEAGIKGQSQQLKGATYVITGDVTEFGRKEVGDRQLFGILGRGKTQVAYAKVNLNVVNVNTSEVVFSSQGAGEYELSNREIIGFGGTASYDSTLNGKVLDLAIREAVNNLVAGIESNAWQPSK